In Cydia amplana chromosome 13, ilCydAmpl1.1, whole genome shotgun sequence, a single genomic region encodes these proteins:
- the LOC134653519 gene encoding serine/arginine repetitive matrix protein 1-like isoform X2: protein MEGAPAPAPGLRQSRRGPAPFASFDHDVSDESSPESKQTFQLPEIVEDTTASPGGSLAPPEQRARSHSTPAVAGALGAAPRIDISRASSSSHHDSRDSSPEMALFTGTAEDADTHGRLDIGFREDGAAELRSSTEELAFLEGAPGEPNRTPQPQPPPLPPPNTSVSRRHSRKDSQGSEAALLAVSGRTSRLSSVGSQCSAHSALSGFSHASRVSRLSVVSGTSRSPSPHKMLLETSFCGPKPIETDPEICAAAVEERLLELVRASDPAPAPAPANTRDHREVRTEVTVESTSTRPAAPRTPAPTPVPTKPVATEPAVVVAITPAEEKRQKETRNQARAARSKERSSEPEVYKNRNRSKDIIRIKLKPDSDEDDDDESEHTLVAGESRKPATLELAAGRASPSPQRRSPSPAGGPTSRKSSFCSLFKSRETIASPDSPSGLRRKKSLTEGRSRSKSRDRDRSTTPSSAGKLRGSVLSLFKTPRRSAASPSPGSRTGSRASSPGPPCVPPPDRSRRSSEKLKYYEDGGVIHIPLRTPPDERPSSSARRPGSEPDARVEVLPEPARPASAPHPRERPEPLPSVSSVHVQKPVHRTVLPDGSIIIPLHSPTERTGPSDPEPPVIAPAPTPAPDSDTVTPDSRRSVASSESRRSVVTPDSRVGTTSESKHIDDSKNGDMRTSSSDEGRVEVTPDMAPTAERRKQKLVFTTHVGSREQVFSTQFSITKTPSVTSEISESLPSFEPNLPEERPPLLRDTHITCAESTPCVVPPTPIVKSPPGSDAERASVGSRRSLAETRSPTRGSSDSEGSSEATPARGGSDVEQRGLVIQESFEDELPYVPTTLPLERSLVLPMVPVRERGSLVTTAGTRRPRAPPAPRMPAPPPPPTPAATTGEKLRIKLPRRPRTASASGPPRPERPRTRSGGDGPPESRAKSEWIDFEEVPERRKQPKRIQTLPAAAASEARDVVFSYVEPEECRCECHANARQDDELPLLTGPSDSQELDLSSPEGCSVELRVAARPFVADFDLRAPDVDPPPIDAPARPTSRRH from the exons ATGGAAggcgcgccggcgccggcgccgggccTGCGCCAGTCTCGTCGCGGGCCCGCGCCGTTTGCCTCCTTCGACCACGACGTCTCTGACGAG TCAAGCCCTGAATCGAAGCAGACGTTCCAATTGCCTGAAATCGTTGAGGACACGACCGCTTCTCCTGGTGGGTCCCTCGCGCCCCCGGAGCAGCGCGCGCGTTCGCACTCGACACCGGCCGTGGCGGGAGCTTTGGGTGCCGCGCCACGCATTGATATCTCCCGCGCCTCCAGCTCCAGCCACCACGACTCACGAGATTCGTCGCCCGAGATGGCACTGTTCACGGGCACTGCCGAAGACGCCGATACGCACGGTCGTCTCGATATCGGCTTTCGCGAGGACGGTGCGGCCGAACTACGCTCGTCCACCGAGGAGCTTGCATTTTTAGAAGGCGCTCCCGGAGAACCCAACCGCACACCACAACCGCAAccgccgccgctgccgccgccTAACACGTCCGTGTCGCGTCGCCACTCCCGTAAGGACAGCCAAGGCTCGGAGGCCGCCCTCCTCGCGGTGTCCGGCCGAACGAGCCGCCTGTCGAGCGTGGGCTCGCAGTGCTCGGCCCACTCGGCTCTTTCCGGCTTCAGCCACGCGTCGCGCGTTTCCCGTCTCTCTGTCGTTTCGGGCACGTCACGGTCCCCTTCGCCACACAAAATGCTCCTCGAGACGTCCTTCTGCGGGCCGAAGCCGATAGAGACCGATCCTGAAATTTGCGCCGCCGCTGTCGAGGAGCGGCTCCTGGAGTTAGTGCGCGCGTCGgaccccgcgcccgcgcccgcgcccgccaaCACGCGCGACCACCGCGAGGTGCGCACCGAGGTCACTGTCGAGAGCACGAGCACCAGGCCCGCTGCTCCGCGCACACCCGCACCCACGCCCGTGCCCACGAAGCCTGTGGCTACAGAACCTGCGGTAGTCGTTGCAATCACCCCCGCCGAAGAAAAGCGGCAAAAGGAAACCAGAAATCAAGCTCGAGCGGCGCGCTCGAAAGAGCGCTCGTCCGAACCCGAGGTGTACAAGAATAGAAATCGCTCCAAGGACATTATCAGAATAAAGCTCAAACCCGATTCTgacgaagatgatgatgatgagagtgAGCACACGTTAGTGGCGGGCGAGTCGCGTAAACCGGCTACACTGGAGCTAGCGGCGGGGCGCGCGAGTCCCTCGCCCCAGCGGCGATCTCCCTCGCCCGCCGGCGGCCCCACTTCGCGAAAATCCTCCTTCTGCTCACTGTTCAAGTCGCGTGAGACTATCGCTTCGCCGGATTCGCCGTCGGGGTTGCGACGCAAGAAAAGCCTCACGGAAGGCCGCTCGCGCAGCAAGAGCCGAGACCGAGATCGTTCGACAACTCCTTCCTCCGCCGGCAAGCTGCGGGGCTCCGTGCTGTCGTTGTTTAAAACACCACGCCGCAGTGCCGCGTCGCCATCGCCGGGTTCTCGCACCGGTTCGCGTGCCTCCTCACCCGGTCCGCCGTGCGTGCCACCACCTGATCGCTCGCGTCGCAGTTCCGAGAAACTAAAATACTATGAAGATGGCGGCGTTATTCACATCCCGCTGCGAACGCCGCCAGACGAAAGGCCAAGCTCGAGCGCTCGCCGACCAGGCTCGGAGCCGGATGCACGCGTGGAGGTTCTACCAGAGCCGGCACGGCCCGCCTCGGCACCACACCCGCGTGAACGCCCCGAACCACTTCCCTCCGTATCCTCGGTTCACGTGCAAAAACCCGTCCACCGCACGGTCCTGCCCGACGGCAGTATCATCATCCCTTTGCACTCCCCCACCGAACGGACGGGCCCGAGCGACCCGGAGCCCCCAGTGATCGCACCCGCGCCTACACCTGCGCCGGATTCCGATACGGTGACCCCAGATTCGCGACGTAGTGTCGCCTCTTCCGAGTCGCGGCGCAGCGTCGTAACGCCCGACTCACGAGTCGGCACCACTTCTGAGTCAAAACATATAGACGATAGCAAAAATGGTGACATGCGGACATCAAGTTCGGACGAGGGACGAGTGGAGGTAACCCCTGACATGGCGCCGACGGCTGAGCGTCGTAAACAAAAGCTCGTGTTCACCACGCACGTCGGCAGCCGCGAGCAGGTGTTCAGCACACAATTCAGCATTACCAAGACGCCGAGCGTCACTAGTGAGATATCTGAGTCACTACCCAGCTTCGAACCGAACCTGCCCGAGGAGCGTCCACCGCTGCTACGTGACACGCATATTACATGCGCCGAATCGACACCTTGCGTCGTACCTCCGACGCCCATCGTAAAGTCCCCGCCCGGGAGTGACGCGGAGCGCGCATCGGTCGGCTCGCGGCGGTCGCTCGCTGAGACGCGCTCGCCAACGCGCGGTTCCTCCGACTCGGAGGGCAGTTCGGAAGCGACACCGGCGCGCGGCGGCAGCGACGTGGAGCAGCGTGGTCTGGTCATCCAGGAGTCATTTGAAGACGAGCTGCCGTACGTGCCGACCACACTGCCACTGGAACGTTCGCTAGTGCTGCCCATGGTCCCGGTCCGAGAGCGAGGCTCACTGGTGACGACGGCGGGTACGCGGCGACCGCGCGCGCCACCCGCGCCGCGCATGCCGGCTcctccgccgccgccgacgcccgCAGCGACAACGGGCGAGAAGCTACGCATCAAGCTGCCTCGCCGCCCGCGCACTGCTTCTGCGAGTGGTCCGCCGCGCCCGGAGCGGCCCAGAACAAGGAGCGGAGGAGACG GTCCGCCAGAGTCTCGAGCGAAGTCGGAATGGATCGACTTCGAAGAAGTCCCGGAGCGGCGCAAACAGCCAAAGCGGATCCAAACACTACCAGCTGCGGCCGCGTCGGAGGCGCGCGACGTGGTGTTCAGCTACGTCGAGCCCGAGGAGTGTCGCTGCGAGTGCCATGCCAACGCGCGCCAGGATGACGAGTTGCCGCTGCTCACGGGGCCTTCTGACTCGCAGGAACTCGACCTCAG TTCGCCAGAAGGCTGTTCAGTAGAGCTGCGGGTAGCAGCGCGGCCGTTTGTGGCAGACTTCGATCTACGCGCGCCTGACGTCGATCCACCGCCCATA GACGCGCCAGCGCGGCCTACCTCGCGGCGCCACTGA
- the LOC134653519 gene encoding serine/arginine repetitive matrix protein 2-like isoform X1, whose amino-acid sequence MEGAPAPAPGLRQSRRGPAPFASFDHDVSDEVRQASSPESKQTFQLPEIVEDTTASPGGSLAPPEQRARSHSTPAVAGALGAAPRIDISRASSSSHHDSRDSSPEMALFTGTAEDADTHGRLDIGFREDGAAELRSSTEELAFLEGAPGEPNRTPQPQPPPLPPPNTSVSRRHSRKDSQGSEAALLAVSGRTSRLSSVGSQCSAHSALSGFSHASRVSRLSVVSGTSRSPSPHKMLLETSFCGPKPIETDPEICAAAVEERLLELVRASDPAPAPAPANTRDHREVRTEVTVESTSTRPAAPRTPAPTPVPTKPVATEPAVVVAITPAEEKRQKETRNQARAARSKERSSEPEVYKNRNRSKDIIRIKLKPDSDEDDDDESEHTLVAGESRKPATLELAAGRASPSPQRRSPSPAGGPTSRKSSFCSLFKSRETIASPDSPSGLRRKKSLTEGRSRSKSRDRDRSTTPSSAGKLRGSVLSLFKTPRRSAASPSPGSRTGSRASSPGPPCVPPPDRSRRSSEKLKYYEDGGVIHIPLRTPPDERPSSSARRPGSEPDARVEVLPEPARPASAPHPRERPEPLPSVSSVHVQKPVHRTVLPDGSIIIPLHSPTERTGPSDPEPPVIAPAPTPAPDSDTVTPDSRRSVASSESRRSVVTPDSRVGTTSESKHIDDSKNGDMRTSSSDEGRVEVTPDMAPTAERRKQKLVFTTHVGSREQVFSTQFSITKTPSVTSEISESLPSFEPNLPEERPPLLRDTHITCAESTPCVVPPTPIVKSPPGSDAERASVGSRRSLAETRSPTRGSSDSEGSSEATPARGGSDVEQRGLVIQESFEDELPYVPTTLPLERSLVLPMVPVRERGSLVTTAGTRRPRAPPAPRMPAPPPPPTPAATTGEKLRIKLPRRPRTASASGPPRPERPRTRSGGDGPPESRAKSEWIDFEEVPERRKQPKRIQTLPAAAASEARDVVFSYVEPEECRCECHANARQDDELPLLTGPSDSQELDLSSPEGCSVELRVAARPFVADFDLRAPDVDPPPIDAPARPTSRRH is encoded by the exons ATGGAAggcgcgccggcgccggcgccgggccTGCGCCAGTCTCGTCGCGGGCCCGCGCCGTTTGCCTCCTTCGACCACGACGTCTCTGACGAGGTGAGACAAGCA TCAAGCCCTGAATCGAAGCAGACGTTCCAATTGCCTGAAATCGTTGAGGACACGACCGCTTCTCCTGGTGGGTCCCTCGCGCCCCCGGAGCAGCGCGCGCGTTCGCACTCGACACCGGCCGTGGCGGGAGCTTTGGGTGCCGCGCCACGCATTGATATCTCCCGCGCCTCCAGCTCCAGCCACCACGACTCACGAGATTCGTCGCCCGAGATGGCACTGTTCACGGGCACTGCCGAAGACGCCGATACGCACGGTCGTCTCGATATCGGCTTTCGCGAGGACGGTGCGGCCGAACTACGCTCGTCCACCGAGGAGCTTGCATTTTTAGAAGGCGCTCCCGGAGAACCCAACCGCACACCACAACCGCAAccgccgccgctgccgccgccTAACACGTCCGTGTCGCGTCGCCACTCCCGTAAGGACAGCCAAGGCTCGGAGGCCGCCCTCCTCGCGGTGTCCGGCCGAACGAGCCGCCTGTCGAGCGTGGGCTCGCAGTGCTCGGCCCACTCGGCTCTTTCCGGCTTCAGCCACGCGTCGCGCGTTTCCCGTCTCTCTGTCGTTTCGGGCACGTCACGGTCCCCTTCGCCACACAAAATGCTCCTCGAGACGTCCTTCTGCGGGCCGAAGCCGATAGAGACCGATCCTGAAATTTGCGCCGCCGCTGTCGAGGAGCGGCTCCTGGAGTTAGTGCGCGCGTCGgaccccgcgcccgcgcccgcgcccgccaaCACGCGCGACCACCGCGAGGTGCGCACCGAGGTCACTGTCGAGAGCACGAGCACCAGGCCCGCTGCTCCGCGCACACCCGCACCCACGCCCGTGCCCACGAAGCCTGTGGCTACAGAACCTGCGGTAGTCGTTGCAATCACCCCCGCCGAAGAAAAGCGGCAAAAGGAAACCAGAAATCAAGCTCGAGCGGCGCGCTCGAAAGAGCGCTCGTCCGAACCCGAGGTGTACAAGAATAGAAATCGCTCCAAGGACATTATCAGAATAAAGCTCAAACCCGATTCTgacgaagatgatgatgatgagagtgAGCACACGTTAGTGGCGGGCGAGTCGCGTAAACCGGCTACACTGGAGCTAGCGGCGGGGCGCGCGAGTCCCTCGCCCCAGCGGCGATCTCCCTCGCCCGCCGGCGGCCCCACTTCGCGAAAATCCTCCTTCTGCTCACTGTTCAAGTCGCGTGAGACTATCGCTTCGCCGGATTCGCCGTCGGGGTTGCGACGCAAGAAAAGCCTCACGGAAGGCCGCTCGCGCAGCAAGAGCCGAGACCGAGATCGTTCGACAACTCCTTCCTCCGCCGGCAAGCTGCGGGGCTCCGTGCTGTCGTTGTTTAAAACACCACGCCGCAGTGCCGCGTCGCCATCGCCGGGTTCTCGCACCGGTTCGCGTGCCTCCTCACCCGGTCCGCCGTGCGTGCCACCACCTGATCGCTCGCGTCGCAGTTCCGAGAAACTAAAATACTATGAAGATGGCGGCGTTATTCACATCCCGCTGCGAACGCCGCCAGACGAAAGGCCAAGCTCGAGCGCTCGCCGACCAGGCTCGGAGCCGGATGCACGCGTGGAGGTTCTACCAGAGCCGGCACGGCCCGCCTCGGCACCACACCCGCGTGAACGCCCCGAACCACTTCCCTCCGTATCCTCGGTTCACGTGCAAAAACCCGTCCACCGCACGGTCCTGCCCGACGGCAGTATCATCATCCCTTTGCACTCCCCCACCGAACGGACGGGCCCGAGCGACCCGGAGCCCCCAGTGATCGCACCCGCGCCTACACCTGCGCCGGATTCCGATACGGTGACCCCAGATTCGCGACGTAGTGTCGCCTCTTCCGAGTCGCGGCGCAGCGTCGTAACGCCCGACTCACGAGTCGGCACCACTTCTGAGTCAAAACATATAGACGATAGCAAAAATGGTGACATGCGGACATCAAGTTCGGACGAGGGACGAGTGGAGGTAACCCCTGACATGGCGCCGACGGCTGAGCGTCGTAAACAAAAGCTCGTGTTCACCACGCACGTCGGCAGCCGCGAGCAGGTGTTCAGCACACAATTCAGCATTACCAAGACGCCGAGCGTCACTAGTGAGATATCTGAGTCACTACCCAGCTTCGAACCGAACCTGCCCGAGGAGCGTCCACCGCTGCTACGTGACACGCATATTACATGCGCCGAATCGACACCTTGCGTCGTACCTCCGACGCCCATCGTAAAGTCCCCGCCCGGGAGTGACGCGGAGCGCGCATCGGTCGGCTCGCGGCGGTCGCTCGCTGAGACGCGCTCGCCAACGCGCGGTTCCTCCGACTCGGAGGGCAGTTCGGAAGCGACACCGGCGCGCGGCGGCAGCGACGTGGAGCAGCGTGGTCTGGTCATCCAGGAGTCATTTGAAGACGAGCTGCCGTACGTGCCGACCACACTGCCACTGGAACGTTCGCTAGTGCTGCCCATGGTCCCGGTCCGAGAGCGAGGCTCACTGGTGACGACGGCGGGTACGCGGCGACCGCGCGCGCCACCCGCGCCGCGCATGCCGGCTcctccgccgccgccgacgcccgCAGCGACAACGGGCGAGAAGCTACGCATCAAGCTGCCTCGCCGCCCGCGCACTGCTTCTGCGAGTGGTCCGCCGCGCCCGGAGCGGCCCAGAACAAGGAGCGGAGGAGACG GTCCGCCAGAGTCTCGAGCGAAGTCGGAATGGATCGACTTCGAAGAAGTCCCGGAGCGGCGCAAACAGCCAAAGCGGATCCAAACACTACCAGCTGCGGCCGCGTCGGAGGCGCGCGACGTGGTGTTCAGCTACGTCGAGCCCGAGGAGTGTCGCTGCGAGTGCCATGCCAACGCGCGCCAGGATGACGAGTTGCCGCTGCTCACGGGGCCTTCTGACTCGCAGGAACTCGACCTCAG TTCGCCAGAAGGCTGTTCAGTAGAGCTGCGGGTAGCAGCGCGGCCGTTTGTGGCAGACTTCGATCTACGCGCGCCTGACGTCGATCCACCGCCCATA GACGCGCCAGCGCGGCCTACCTCGCGGCGCCACTGA